Proteins from one Coturnix japonica isolate 7356 chromosome 5, Coturnix japonica 2.1, whole genome shotgun sequence genomic window:
- the LOC107314340 gene encoding T-complex protein 11-like protein 1 isoform X4, translating into MSQDPHKPHSSEEDLSALEDDQESWDNSEQSVRKRIRQSVPGSHRDDTPKSSPPRPVSVEELMETAKGVTNMALAHEIVVNGDFQIKPAELPEHSLEKKVREIVHKAFWDCLEAQLKEDPPTYDHAIKLLGEIKENLLSFLLPAHTRLRNQIMEVLDLDLIKQEAENGALDIAKLVEFVIGMMGTLCAPARDEEIKKLKDIHEIVPLFRAIFSVLDLMKMDMANFAVSSIRPKLMQQSAEYERKKFQEFLEKQPNALDLVTDWLQEAADDLAKLRYKKLPPPSSAVGAAGGAPALCSVAVQNHAYLKLLKWDHTNRPFPETVLMDQSRFQEIQLELEQLLVAGTVLLVTFNAAGAALIDVPGFAEQIKTIVKVLLTGMHLPSFNLKESLATIGEKVCAEVNSCLSQHGFAPFTAERETVLKGQIQAVANPDNTICKLIDSRIQKFLENSLASSHQKAAPTVPGGLGPIQRELEEIAVKYVRLVNYNKMVFSPYYDAVLDKILTKEEPQDEGKPEEL; encoded by the exons CTAGCCCTCCTCGGCCTGTGTCAGTGGAAGAGTTAATGGAAACAGCTAAGGGAGTAACCAACATGGCACTAGCACACGAAATTGTTGTGAATGGAGACTTCCAGATCAAACCAGCTGAGTTACCTGAACACAG cttggaaaaaaaagtacgAGAGATTGTGCACAAAGCTTTCTGGGATTGTCTGGAAGCTCAGCTGAAGGAAGATCCACCGACATATGACCACGCAATTAAACTACTGGGAGAAATTAAAGAG aatcttctgtcttttttattgCCTGCTCATACAAGATTAAGAAACCAGATTATGGAAGTTCTTGATCTGGATTTGATAAAACAGGAGGCTGAAAATGGGGCTCTGGACATTGCTAAGTTGGTAGAATTTGTTATTGGAATGATGGGGACCCTTTGTGCTCCGGCTCGAGATGAAGAAATCAAGAAACTCAAAGATATACATGAAATAGTTCCTCTCTTCAG agcCATTTTCTCTGTATTAGACCTAATGAAAATGGATATGGCAAACTTCGCTGTCAGTAGTATTAGGCCAAAATTAATGCAGCAGTCTGCtgaatatgaaagaaagaagtttcagGAGTTTCTTGAGAAACAGCCAA ATGCCTTAGACCTTGTCACAGACTGGttgcaagaagcagcagatgatCTCGCAAAGCTGAGATATAAAAAGTTACCTccccccagcagtgctgttggtgctgctggaggagctccTGCATTGTGCTCCGTGGCTGTGCAGAATCACGCATATCTGAAGCTGCTGAAGTGGGATCACACAAACAGGCCTTTCCCAGAA ACAGTGCTCATGGACCAGAGCCGCTTTCAGGAAATACAGCTGGAACTGGAGCAGCTGCTCGTGGCTGGGACTGTCCTTTTGGTCACGTTCAACGCAGCAGGCGCAGCTCTCATCGATGTGCCTGGATTTGCTGAGCAAATCAAAACCATTGTCAAGGTGCTGCTGACAGGAATGCATCTTCC CTCCTTTAACCTGAAGGAGTCTTTGGCTACCATTGGTGAGAAGGTGTGTGCCGAAGTGAACAGCTGCCTTTCCCAGCATGGCTTCGCACCGTTCACAGCTGAGAGAGAGACTGTGCTGAAAGGACAGATCCAAGCAGTGGCCAACCCTGATAACACCATCTGTAAACTCATAG attctCGAATTCAGAAGTTTCTGGAGAATTCTCTTGCATCCAGTCACCAGAAAGCAGCACCCACTGTTCCTGGAGGATTAGGCCCTATTCAGAGAGAGCTGGAAGAGATCGCTGTCAAGTACGTTCGTCTTGTCAACTACAACAAGATGGTCTTCAGTCCCTACTACGATGCTGTTCTTGACAAAATACTGACTAAGGAAGAACCCCAAGATGAAGGGAAGCCAGAAGAATTGTGA